In Pomacea canaliculata isolate SZHN2017 linkage group LG12, ASM307304v1, whole genome shotgun sequence, a single genomic region encodes these proteins:
- the LOC112553205 gene encoding phospholipase A2 phaiodactylipin-like: MCRLLCQVIVVCLLYGVESRPRDLSPGENASCIDVFSHFSDGKVTFTDGARRVLLNKQPKGPGYKCMIKEDSYLPENGKKHKQHRHGDTFNCSEEDMNFIATMCQQLMATNKSQDASAKLKRALVYPGTVWCGHGNEANGDNTKIGEFADTDSCCRAHDLCNPQIPGFTDDPKTGLNNEFPFTRLHCTCDTDFKECLKQSKDDIASAVGNMYFNLIPPTCFKEVNRCSDNSISPDCTSWDWDSVGDF, translated from the exons ATGTGCCGGCTGCTGTGTCAGGTTATTGTCGTCTGTCTCCTGTATGGGGTGGAGAGCAGACCACGTGATCTATCGCCAGGTGAAAACGCTTCGTGCATCGATGTCTTCTCACACTTCTCAGATGGAAAAGTCACTTTCACTGATGGTGCAAGGAGAGTGTTACTAAACAAACAACCGAAAGGACCTGGATACAAATGCATGATAAAAGAAGACAG TTATCTCccagaaaatggaaagaaacataaacaacatCGACACGGAGACACTTTTAACTGCTCTGAGGAGGACATGAACTTTATTGCCACGATGTGCCAACAACTGATGGCAACAAATAAAAGTCAGGATGCGAGTGCCAAGCTCAAACGAGCTCTAGTGTATCCAG GTACAGTGTGGTGTGGCCATGGAAATGAGGCAAATGGTGACAACACCAAGATCGGCGAGTTCGCTGACACCGACTCCTGCTGTCGTGCACACGACCTCTGCAATCCACAGATCCCCGGCTTCACTGACGACCCTAAGACTGGCTTAAATAATGAATTTCCATTCACAAG GCTACACTGCACGTGTGACACGGACTTTAAGGAGTGTTTAAAGCAGTCAAAGGACGACATCGCAAGCGCAGTTGGTAACATGTACTTCAACTTAATTCCTCCGACTTGCTTCAAAGAAGTAAACCGATGCTCCGACAACAG CATCTCACCAGACTGTACCTCGTGGGACTGGGACTCAGTGGGAGATTTCTAA
- the LOC112553206 gene encoding uncharacterized protein LOC112553206, translating to MPRQDFQSFLRWKENVKKENETRKRFEKYHNIDTLRGVTPEELEEAQCYYGKRRLPPPTVLRPYDMVLHLPPDYDPKYKREIHKVCETAGYNARLEDAQRVSSILVNEEYGHRFSKRVDPLNLKYCRRHVMKYVYGTSGVSLGPFRK from the exons ATGCCAAGACAAGATTTCCAGTCGTTTCTCAGATGGAAAGAGAACGTCAAG aaagaaaatgaaacgaGAAAGCGTTTTGAAAAATACCATAATATCGACACATTAAGGGGTGTAACTCCAGAGGAACTGGAGGAGGCCCAGTGCTATTATGGTAAACGACGCCTACCACCG CCCACTGTACTGAGGCCATACGACATGGTCCTGCACCTGCCGCCTGACTACGACCCCAAGTACAAGAGAGAGATCCACAAAGTGTGTGAGACAGCCGGCTACAACGCAAGACTCGAG GACGCTCAGCGTGTGTCCTCCATCCTCGTCAATGAGGAGTACGGGCATCGCTTCAGCAAGCGGGTGGATCCACTGAACTTGAAGTACTGTCGGCGCCATGTCATGAAGTACGTGTACGGCACCAGCGGAGTGAGCCTCGGGCCCTTCCGAAAGTAG